Proteins from a genomic interval of Lelliottia amnigena:
- a CDS encoding bacteriophage lysis protein has product MLNQKDMNETARAVFNELSERPATAGEIAQNTHLTRERCQLILTQLVMAGLHVNANCPANGTTSTGGMGDASGSRLTDAAERDYFTLRERIITVTKQVGYLQEYIKEQCIK; this is encoded by the coding sequence ATGCTAAATCAGAAGGATATGAATGAAACGGCAAGGGCAGTTTTCAACGAACTCAGCGAAAGGCCAGCTACGGCTGGGGAGATTGCACAGAATACCCATCTGACTCGAGAACGTTGCCAGTTGATACTTACGCAATTGGTGATGGCCGGGTTGCACGTCAACGCCAACTGCCCCGCGAACGGAACGACCAGCACCGGCGGCATGGGCGATGCTTCCGGCTCCCGACTTACTGACGCCGCTGAACGAGATTATTTCACCCTTAGAGAAAGAATCATCACAGTGACGAAGCAGGTTGGCTATCTGCAGGAATACATCAAAGAACAGTGCATAAAATAA
- a CDS encoding Macro domain: MIRFVDGDFFDFQADIRINTVNCVGVMGAGVAFAFKNKYPEMFSEYVIQCKKGEISPGKPAVWRSTDTNGKEIEIINFPTKDHWRNKSKYEYIEKGLLWLSNYLKSNQGKVITLPALGCGHGGLDWEVVKKMIEDSLSENVNEILVFSPQSSKTTKRDKILPSQSYPTLRDLNVSEIRKDEKHFPEKLATISNKTLFFTGQLFTDFDLSIISSTSPTDLEKQVILNTIEISANKGYSLLFGGSAFDKKMALTALKKGIRTGVFLPSGIAKSAEKMNLHGSLSQLTIFSFGDPFIQFNKIEYLPSVLSRILLPQKVLFTTSKLQWIMKHKKVFLQNKVDSYFLISETSDLDIEAANTIMSKAIDEHGLYNVI; the protein is encoded by the coding sequence ATGATTAGATTCGTTGATGGTGATTTTTTTGATTTTCAAGCTGACATAAGAATCAATACAGTTAACTGTGTTGGTGTTATGGGAGCTGGGGTTGCATTTGCCTTTAAAAATAAATACCCCGAAATGTTTAGTGAGTACGTAATACAGTGTAAAAAAGGAGAAATATCTCCAGGTAAGCCAGCAGTCTGGAGAAGTACTGACACAAATGGTAAGGAAATTGAAATCATCAACTTCCCTACAAAGGACCATTGGAGAAATAAATCTAAATACGAATATATTGAAAAAGGTCTACTTTGGCTTTCCAATTATTTAAAAAGCAACCAAGGAAAAGTCATCACTCTTCCGGCTCTCGGTTGTGGTCACGGTGGACTTGATTGGGAAGTAGTAAAGAAAATGATTGAGGATTCTCTTTCTGAGAATGTGAATGAAATTTTAGTCTTCAGCCCCCAATCTTCAAAAACTACTAAACGAGATAAAATTCTTCCATCCCAAAGCTATCCAACATTAAGAGACTTAAACGTATCCGAAATTAGAAAAGATGAAAAACATTTCCCAGAAAAACTTGCCACCATCTCAAATAAAACACTATTTTTTACTGGGCAGCTATTTACAGATTTTGATCTTTCGATAATTTCAAGCACATCGCCTACTGATTTAGAGAAACAAGTTATTCTCAATACTATTGAAATTTCTGCTAACAAAGGATATTCATTGCTTTTTGGCGGAAGCGCATTCGACAAAAAAATGGCGCTCACTGCATTAAAAAAAGGTATTAGAACGGGAGTTTTTTTACCAAGCGGAATCGCTAAATCTGCTGAAAAAATGAATTTGCATGGGAGTTTAAGCCAGTTGACAATATTTTCTTTCGGAGATCCATTTATTCAGTTTAATAAAATTGAGTATTTACCTTCAGTTTTAAGTCGCATATTATTGCCACAAAAAGTGTTATTTACCACAAGCAAATTACAATGGATTATGAAACATAAGAAAGTCTTTCTTCAAAATAAGGTTGACTCATATTTCTTAATTTCTGAAACAAGTGATCTTGACATTGAGGCAGCAAATACAATCATGTCGAAAGCGATAGATGAACATGGCTTATACAATGTAATTTAA
- the recE gene encoding exodeoxyribonuclease VIII-like protein: MDVDNSYVQNLLLAAENVDGFKTANECTIWKAVNAVKSIFPQEKRSELATLIHFLTIWFATDHVDRGILVREWASGNRISNVQRTDSGTNADSGYVTDRGEGAHHTLDTLDLEIACALLPMDFNHFEIPGSILRRAKDIVTKKEEPWKSWSNILRNQPGVLGVNRTAVFNLVRIAPENIHLTPAAHLEFVCQTMTTEFNSAVELLTLPAPVAEPEAAAQQPQVENLGSGMFSIEGLTGGNNDPVINTSSNEVVKMENVTETTSDVQMESTQPEKVENTDPVQPGEGVDADDTQAVTVAPAEILAAAAPSLANQEPIGGNQITDSASQNSDSAHQKVPEPKQNEPEVQRDEPAAEYPAYFEPGRYEGLPNNVYHAANGISSTQVKDARVSLMYFNARHVAKTIQRAPSKVLDMGNLVHALALQPENLEEEFSVEPEIPVGAFTTAGTLREFIDAHNASLPILLSADDIKALLEEYNSTLPAQLPLGASLEETAQSYMALPADFQRIEADQKQTATAMKACIKEHNATLPVPVKTSGSRDALLEQLAIIAPDLVAQEAQKPAPLKVSGTKADLIQAVKSVKPDAVFADELLDAWRDNPGDKILVTRQQLATALAIQSALLAHPTAGMLLQHPSRAVEVSYFGFDDETGLEVRVRPDLEIDIDGVRIGADLKTISMWNVKQEGLRTKLHREIIDRDYHLSAAMYCETAGLDQFFWIFVNKDENYHWIAIIEASAELLELGMLEYRKSMRAIATGFDTGEWPAPITADYTDELNDFDLRRLEALRLA, translated from the coding sequence ATGGATGTGGATAACAGCTACGTACAGAACTTACTTCTTGCCGCTGAAAACGTAGATGGGTTCAAAACCGCGAACGAATGCACCATCTGGAAAGCGGTAAACGCCGTTAAAAGCATATTTCCACAGGAAAAGCGTTCCGAACTAGCAACATTGATCCATTTCCTCACCATCTGGTTTGCAACCGACCACGTTGACCGCGGCATTCTTGTACGCGAATGGGCCTCTGGCAATCGCATTAGCAATGTTCAGCGCACCGATTCCGGTACGAATGCCGATAGCGGGTATGTCACCGATCGTGGTGAAGGCGCACACCATACACTCGACACCCTCGATCTTGAGATTGCCTGCGCCCTGCTGCCAATGGACTTCAACCACTTTGAGATCCCAGGCAGCATCCTGCGCCGCGCAAAAGATATCGTTACGAAGAAAGAGGAACCGTGGAAATCATGGAGCAATATCCTTCGTAATCAGCCGGGCGTGCTGGGAGTTAACCGCACAGCAGTCTTCAACCTGGTTCGCATCGCGCCGGAAAATATCCACCTGACACCAGCTGCGCACCTCGAGTTTGTTTGCCAGACGATGACGACTGAATTTAATTCCGCAGTTGAGTTACTGACGCTGCCTGCGCCAGTGGCAGAACCTGAAGCGGCAGCACAACAGCCACAGGTTGAGAATCTCGGCAGCGGCATGTTCTCCATCGAAGGTTTGACGGGTGGAAATAACGACCCGGTCATCAATACCTCCTCAAATGAAGTCGTAAAAATGGAAAACGTAACGGAGACCACCAGCGATGTGCAGATGGAATCGACTCAGCCAGAGAAAGTCGAAAATACTGATCCGGTACAACCAGGCGAAGGCGTTGATGCAGATGATACTCAAGCAGTTACCGTAGCGCCGGCAGAGATACTAGCCGCTGCCGCACCAAGTCTCGCTAACCAAGAACCGATAGGTGGAAACCAAATAACGGATTCAGCCAGCCAGAATAGCGATTCTGCACACCAGAAAGTGCCAGAACCGAAACAAAATGAGCCGGAAGTGCAGCGGGACGAACCAGCTGCAGAATACCCTGCCTACTTCGAACCGGGTCGTTATGAAGGTTTACCAAACAACGTTTATCACGCAGCGAACGGGATCAGCAGCACGCAGGTTAAAGATGCCCGTGTGAGCCTGATGTATTTCAACGCGCGCCACGTCGCCAAGACTATCCAGCGAGCGCCGTCCAAAGTACTGGATATGGGTAACCTGGTTCATGCACTGGCGCTGCAGCCTGAAAACCTCGAAGAAGAATTCAGCGTGGAGCCGGAGATCCCAGTAGGTGCGTTCACTACCGCCGGCACTCTGCGTGAGTTTATCGATGCGCATAATGCCAGTCTTCCAATCTTGCTGAGTGCAGACGATATCAAAGCGCTGCTGGAAGAGTACAACTCCACGCTACCCGCACAACTGCCGCTGGGCGCGAGCCTGGAGGAAACCGCGCAGAGCTACATGGCGCTGCCGGCTGACTTCCAGCGTATCGAGGCAGATCAGAAGCAGACGGCAACGGCAATGAAGGCATGCATCAAAGAGCACAACGCCACCCTGCCCGTGCCGGTTAAAACCAGTGGCAGCCGTGACGCTCTGCTAGAGCAGTTGGCAATCATCGCCCCTGACCTAGTGGCACAGGAAGCGCAGAAACCTGCGCCACTGAAAGTGTCCGGCACCAAAGCGGATCTGATTCAGGCGGTGAAATCTGTTAAGCCGGATGCCGTGTTTGCCGACGAACTCCTGGATGCATGGCGCGACAACCCGGGCGACAAGATTCTAGTGACGCGCCAGCAGCTGGCGACCGCGCTGGCCATTCAGTCGGCCCTTCTGGCCCACCCGACCGCTGGCATGCTACTCCAGCACCCGAGCCGTGCAGTTGAAGTCAGCTACTTTGGCTTTGACGATGAAACCGGCCTGGAAGTGCGTGTCCGCCCTGACCTCGAGATCGATATAGACGGCGTGCGTATTGGCGCTGACCTGAAAACCATCAGCATGTGGAACGTTAAGCAGGAAGGACTTCGCACCAAACTTCACCGCGAAATCATCGACCGTGATTACCACTTGAGCGCCGCAATGTACTGCGAGACCGCAGGTCTGGATCAGTTCTTCTGGATTTTCGTCAACAAAGACGAGAACTACCACTGGATCGCCATCATCGAAGCTTCCGCAGAACTTCTGGAACTGGGCATGCTTGAGTACCGCAAATCTATGCGCGCTATCGCTACCGGCTTCGACACAGGTGAATGGCCAGCACCGATCACCGCCGATTACACCGACGAACTGAACGACTTCGACCTGCGCCGCCTTGAAGCGCTGCGTCTGGCTTAA
- a CDS encoding replication P family protein — protein sequence MKNLAEGIRNFDKEQACRVAHNLPEQYTEREQTQQVAQIINGLFVQLAAAFPASLVNRSQEDVNEIRRQWVLAFKENGITTMEQVDAGMRVARSQERPFLPSPGQFIKWCREGRCVLGITIADVMAEYWKWRKLVFRYPSGEQYPWPQPVFYHICLEMRRRGTDGQLSHIELEREAGDILYGWEKRVLAGKPIPTCSSVASSSSGIERANSGAVANGRVQTPQSGRFN from the coding sequence ATGAAAAACCTTGCCGAGGGTATTCGCAATTTTGACAAAGAACAGGCATGTCGTGTGGCGCATAACCTGCCGGAGCAATATACCGAGCGTGAACAAACGCAGCAGGTGGCGCAGATTATCAACGGGCTGTTCGTACAGCTGGCAGCCGCGTTTCCGGCAAGCCTGGTTAATCGCAGCCAGGAGGACGTAAACGAAATTCGCAGGCAGTGGGTGCTGGCGTTCAAAGAAAACGGGATCACGACAATGGAACAGGTTGACGCCGGCATGCGTGTAGCTCGCAGCCAGGAGCGCCCATTCCTGCCGTCACCTGGCCAGTTCATCAAGTGGTGTAGGGAAGGGCGCTGCGTACTGGGGATCACCATCGCTGACGTGATGGCTGAATACTGGAAATGGCGCAAGCTTGTGTTCCGATACCCCAGCGGCGAGCAATATCCATGGCCTCAACCGGTTTTTTACCACATCTGTCTTGAGATGCGCCGCCGCGGAACTGATGGGCAGCTCAGCCACATAGAGCTTGAGCGTGAGGCCGGCGATATTCTGTATGGGTGGGAAAAGCGAGTGTTGGCTGGGAAGCCGATCCCCACCTGTTCGTCGGTCGCTAGCAGCTCCAGTGGCATCGAAAGGGCCAACTCCGGCGCAGTTGCTAATGGAAGAGTACAAACGCCGCAAAGCGGCAGGTTTAATTAA
- a CDS encoding terminase small subunit — protein MAKPDWGELQQRFLSEHAATGVSPKEWCEAQGLNYATARRYIKKPAAQSAQTPAQKQMRTAQKQMRTAQKQISAEELLDIKLSSKVKRFIAEYLKDNNATAAAARAGYSDPNYGRQLIANPNVAQAIAQQQKASIARTLGSADEVLAQMWQLATFDANQLSQYRRGACRYCWGFGYHYQWRDAVEFEEKRLESTDRDKPEPVDVGGYGYDHNREPNSACPRCNGDGIGQPYFPDTRKLPAVSRLAYSGVKVGKNGVEITAISRERMFEAVMKRLGLAGSEFAQRLQQIEIDRRLLEIEKLRKELAGDGEDEEPTPVQININVVDARADDGDQPDT, from the coding sequence ATGGCAAAACCGGACTGGGGCGAGCTTCAGCAACGATTCCTGTCCGAGCATGCCGCAACCGGCGTATCACCGAAGGAATGGTGTGAGGCGCAGGGACTGAACTACGCTACTGCCCGTCGATATATAAAAAAACCTGCTGCGCAAAGTGCGCAAACACCTGCGCAGAAACAAATGCGCACTGCGCAGAAACAAATGCGCACTGCGCAGAAACAAATAAGCGCAGAAGAGCTGCTGGACATAAAACTCAGTTCGAAGGTAAAGCGCTTCATTGCTGAGTACCTTAAGGACAACAACGCCACCGCTGCCGCTGCACGTGCTGGTTACAGCGACCCAAACTACGGTCGTCAGCTCATAGCGAATCCTAACGTTGCGCAGGCTATTGCGCAGCAGCAAAAGGCCTCCATTGCGCGCACGCTCGGCAGTGCCGACGAGGTTCTCGCGCAGATGTGGCAGCTCGCCACCTTCGATGCAAACCAGCTATCACAATACCGCCGCGGCGCATGCCGTTATTGCTGGGGCTTCGGTTACCACTACCAGTGGCGCGATGCAGTTGAGTTTGAAGAGAAGCGGCTTGAATCTACAGACCGCGATAAACCGGAGCCAGTCGATGTGGGCGGTTATGGCTATGACCATAATCGAGAGCCAAACTCAGCCTGCCCGCGATGTAACGGCGATGGCATTGGCCAGCCTTACTTCCCTGATACGCGCAAACTCCCGGCGGTTTCCCGGCTCGCATACTCCGGCGTGAAGGTTGGCAAGAACGGCGTTGAAATCACTGCCATCAGCCGTGAGCGCATGTTTGAAGCGGTGATGAAGCGGCTTGGCCTAGCGGGTAGCGAGTTCGCGCAGCGCCTGCAGCAGATTGAAATCGACCGCCGGCTACTGGAGATTGAGAAACTCCGCAAAGAGCTGGCCGGTGACGGTGAGGACGAAGAACCAACCCCAGTGCAGATCAACATTAACGTAGTGGACGCGAGGGCAGACGATGGGGATCAGCCCGACACTTAA
- a CDS encoding Terminase-like family.: MGISPTLNIPQARFLAMQHKFKAYVAGFGSGKTWVGCGGICKGMWEFPKINQGYFAPTYPQIRDIFYPTVEEVAHDWGLTVKINEGNKEVHFYEGDAIAEQRSAARWRNPAQ, translated from the coding sequence ATGGGGATCAGCCCGACACTTAACATTCCTCAGGCGCGCTTCCTCGCGATGCAGCACAAATTCAAAGCCTACGTTGCCGGGTTCGGTTCCGGTAAGACATGGGTAGGTTGCGGTGGTATCTGCAAGGGAATGTGGGAGTTTCCGAAGATTAACCAAGGCTACTTCGCGCCGACGTACCCGCAGATACGCGACATCTTCTATCCCACCGTTGAGGAAGTGGCCCACGACTGGGGCCTGACCGTCAAAATCAACGAGGGAAACAAGGAAGTCCATTTCTACGAGGGCGACGCTATCGCGGAACAACGATCTGCCGCTCGATGGAGAAACCCGGCTCAATAG
- a CDS encoding putative tail fiber: MPWTVFQAAGTSDINFKKVTGELDLNESLSNIETMDFKTFYYLADEDKTVRRGVIAQELEKVDPQYVHSSEESGKMTLDLNPLVLDALAAIKALAIRVRELEANATTTEAESFFG, from the coding sequence GTGCCTTGGACAGTTTTTCAGGCGGCGGGAACTTCTGACATCAACTTCAAAAAGGTGACAGGGGAACTTGATTTAAACGAGTCTCTATCCAACATAGAGACAATGGATTTCAAAACCTTCTATTACCTTGCTGATGAGGATAAAACGGTTCGCCGAGGAGTCATTGCTCAGGAGCTCGAAAAAGTAGATCCCCAGTATGTTCATTCATCTGAAGAATCAGGGAAAATGACACTCGACCTTAATCCATTGGTACTCGATGCGCTTGCTGCGATTAAAGCACTGGCAATCCGTGTTCGCGAGTTAGAAGCAAACGCTACCACGACGGAGGCTGAATCATTTTTTGGTTAA
- a CDS encoding regulatory protein CII, producing MRCALGQLQRAKMSYQPTSLRSGDDRGGNSIEFPEDISRARQKLFRFLDNRFDSEQYRENVSQMTPAIMAVLPTEYRTYLIGADCKLSRLAKAEKEVAEAKQAIILDAPEHQKLKEVSEGIASLFQLMPEQIGPLMAMVTSILGVM from the coding sequence ATGCGGTGCGCGCTTGGGCAGCTACAGCGGGCCAAGATGTCGTATCAGCCTACATCGTTGAGGAGTGGAGACGACAGGGGGGGAAATAGTATCGAATTTCCAGAAGACATAAGTCGCGCCCGGCAGAAGTTGTTCCGATTCTTAGACAACCGTTTCGACTCCGAACAGTATCGTGAAAATGTTAGTCAAATGACGCCAGCAATCATGGCCGTGCTGCCGACCGAATATCGCACTTATCTAATCGGCGCCGATTGCAAGTTGTCACGACTGGCAAAAGCCGAGAAAGAAGTCGCTGAAGCAAAACAGGCAATTATCCTGGACGCTCCTGAGCATCAGAAGCTGAAAGAGGTAAGCGAAGGTATCGCATCACTATTCCAACTTATGCCAGAGCAAATTGGACCATTGATGGCGATGGTTACATCAATACTGGGGGTCATGTGA
- the yfdO_2 gene encoding protein YfdO: MSNTAEIINFPNRTEQPGGRMADLSNGYTKVANEIQQLKPRLRLSGREWQCFEAVIWLTYGWNKKQDRVTNTVIAELTGLSDSHVSDALKSLAERKIIFSKKQGVMKTVGINTDLSAWILDKPKTGKLFPKSGEVLPESGKPSRKR; the protein is encoded by the coding sequence ATGTCAAATACCGCTGAAATTATCAATTTTCCCAACAGAACCGAACAACCGGGAGGTCGTATGGCCGACCTGTCGAATGGGTACACCAAGGTAGCTAACGAGATCCAACAGCTCAAACCTCGCCTGAGATTATCTGGTCGAGAATGGCAGTGTTTTGAGGCGGTTATTTGGCTAACCTACGGCTGGAACAAGAAGCAGGACCGCGTCACGAACACGGTGATCGCCGAGCTCACAGGGCTGAGTGATTCGCACGTTTCTGATGCTTTAAAATCACTCGCAGAACGCAAAATTATCTTTAGCAAAAAGCAGGGCGTGATGAAAACTGTCGGTATAAATACTGACCTTTCTGCCTGGATTTTGGACAAACCGAAAACGGGAAAACTCTTCCCGAAATCGGGAGAAGTGTTACCGGAATCGGGAAAACCTTCCCGGAAACGGTAG
- the ylcG gene encoding Gifsy-1 Prophage protein: MKPELIETLRTRWQRLRIFRRLGSVLVDYRILRNFIRIYQMAGAAV; the protein is encoded by the coding sequence ATGAAACCCGAGCTGATTGAAACACTCCGGACACGCTGGCAGCGCCTGCGCATTTTCCGCCGGCTGGGTTCCGTGCTGGTGGACTACCGCATACTTCGTAATTTTATTCGCATATACCAGATGGCAGGAGCTGCAGTATGA
- a CDS encoding antitermination protein encodes MNLENTVKYHFAKSTLIGDSPCATASDSLTGTDIMAAMGMTQEHAAMGYSAFLGKMGISNNDRERAIELLAQYALTKCDKVAALRKLDNGIKPLVMRQLAMFAFEDYSRSAASVKPCECCSGKGFIEADVFTMKSHYTMRLPQFAKDLRQSPSDFEVKRQVKEVARVICSACNGKKLISCACNDCQGRGKSVDKKMTEKQGVPVLANCKRCNGRGYERIPSTQAHAAICQITDAISLDSWKKSVKPFYDELITKFDIEEAWADAQLKQITK; translated from the coding sequence ATGAATCTCGAAAACACTGTTAAGTATCACTTCGCAAAATCTACGCTGATTGGCGACTCACCGTGCGCAACTGCTTCGGACTCGCTAACAGGTACGGATATTATGGCCGCTATGGGTATGACGCAGGAACACGCAGCCATGGGGTACAGTGCTTTTCTCGGTAAAATGGGCATAAGCAATAATGACCGGGAGAGGGCGATCGAACTTCTGGCCCAATACGCGCTGACCAAATGCGACAAGGTAGCAGCGCTGCGTAAGCTGGATAACGGGATTAAGCCTCTGGTGATGCGGCAGTTGGCCATGTTTGCATTCGAGGATTACTCGCGCAGCGCTGCAAGCGTAAAGCCGTGTGAATGCTGCTCTGGCAAGGGTTTTATCGAGGCCGATGTGTTCACGATGAAATCGCACTACACCATGAGACTTCCCCAATTCGCCAAAGACCTTAGGCAATCCCCGAGCGATTTTGAAGTTAAGCGGCAGGTCAAAGAGGTAGCTCGTGTTATCTGCTCAGCCTGCAACGGTAAGAAACTCATTAGTTGCGCCTGCAACGATTGCCAGGGGCGCGGTAAGTCCGTCGATAAGAAAATGACTGAGAAGCAGGGCGTACCGGTTCTGGCGAACTGTAAGCGTTGTAACGGCAGGGGTTACGAACGGATTCCATCAACTCAGGCTCATGCAGCTATCTGCCAGATAACGGATGCAATCAGCCTGGACTCCTGGAAGAAGTCAGTTAAGCCATTCTACGACGAGCTGATCACGAAATTCGATATTGAAGAAGCATGGGCTGACGCGCAGCTTAAGCAGATAACAAAGTAG
- the yfdO_1 gene encoding protein YfdO yields MRVQDNRTHYEICDLFQWANRDEFWKDNILSPSSLRKQWDQLTTKRLRATGTASATRATVDLHNTDWIDGVLE; encoded by the coding sequence ATGCGTGTCCAGGACAATCGTACTCACTACGAAATCTGTGACCTGTTCCAGTGGGCCAACCGGGACGAGTTCTGGAAAGACAACATTCTGAGCCCTTCGAGTCTGCGTAAGCAGTGGGATCAACTCACTACTAAACGGCTGCGCGCGACCGGAACGGCAAGCGCAACCCGGGCCACTGTCGACCTACATAACACCGACTGGATTGACGGGGTGCTGGAATGA
- a CDS encoding Protein of uncharacterised function (DUF1367), which translates to MAHELQLIKHHSGILIPATPETSDILQSKIRLGDVLVAEFTRVRNPAFHRRFFALLNLGFEYWEPTGGAISSNERRLITGYAKFLASYAGNETTLIDAAEQYLEQIASRRVTNGISLCKSFDAYRSWVIVEAGHFDTIQLPDGTLRKHPRSISFANMDEVEFQQLYKAALDVLWRWILSRSFRSQSEVENIAAQLLGFAG; encoded by the coding sequence ATGGCGCACGAATTACAACTCATCAAGCATCACTCAGGAATTCTGATCCCGGCGACGCCCGAGACCAGCGATATCCTGCAATCAAAAATCAGACTCGGCGACGTATTGGTTGCTGAGTTCACGCGGGTTCGCAACCCGGCATTTCACAGGCGCTTCTTCGCACTCCTTAACCTTGGCTTTGAATACTGGGAACCAACCGGCGGGGCGATCTCGTCCAACGAGCGCAGGTTGATCACCGGCTACGCCAAATTTCTCGCGTCATACGCCGGGAATGAAACGACGTTAATCGATGCCGCTGAACAGTATCTCGAGCAAATCGCAAGCCGGCGTGTCACGAACGGAATTAGCCTCTGTAAGTCGTTTGATGCGTACCGGTCCTGGGTAATCGTCGAAGCAGGGCATTTCGACACCATTCAACTGCCTGACGGCACGCTCCGCAAGCATCCCCGCAGCATATCCTTCGCCAACATGGACGAAGTCGAGTTCCAGCAGCTCTACAAAGCAGCACTCGATGTCCTTTGGCGCTGGATTCTGTCGCGCTCTTTCCGCAGTCAAAGCGAAGTCGAGAACATCGCCGCGCAGCTGCTTGGCTTCGCAGGGTGA
- a CDS encoding Terminase-like family. — MVDELDVMPAAKAQQAWRKIIARMRYNVPGLRNGIDVTTTPEGFKFVYQQFVKAVRDKPELTALYGLIQASTFDNAKNLPDDYIPSLLSSYPDELIQAYLRGKFTNLNSGTIYHTFNRRLNNCADEIQDNDPLFIGMDFNVGKMAAIVHVKRNSLPRAVRELVKVYDTPAMIKRIQEEFWRYEDGRYVKSGRFISIRMPPATPANRRTPARPI; from the coding sequence ATGGTGGATGAGCTGGACGTCATGCCGGCGGCAAAAGCGCAGCAGGCATGGCGAAAAATCATCGCGCGTATGCGTTACAACGTTCCGGGTCTGCGAAACGGTATTGATGTCACCACAACACCGGAAGGCTTCAAGTTCGTCTATCAGCAATTCGTGAAAGCGGTGCGGGATAAGCCTGAACTGACAGCCCTGTACGGACTGATTCAGGCCAGCACGTTCGACAATGCGAAGAACCTCCCTGACGATTACATTCCGTCGTTGCTCAGCTCATACCCGGACGAGCTGATCCAGGCCTATCTGCGGGGCAAGTTCACGAACCTCAACAGCGGGACGATTTACCACACCTTCAACCGAAGGCTGAATAACTGCGCTGACGAGATTCAGGACAACGACCCGCTGTTTATTGGCATGGACTTCAACGTGGGGAAAATGGCCGCGATTGTTCATGTGAAACGCAACAGCCTGCCGCGCGCGGTTCGTGAGCTGGTGAAGGTCTACGACACGCCAGCAATGATTAAGCGCATTCAGGAGGAGTTCTGGCGCTACGAGGACGGTCGTTACGTGAAAAGCGGGAGATTTATATCTATCCGGATGCCTCCGGCGACTCCCGCAAATCGCAGAACGCCAGCAAGACCGATATAG
- a CDS encoding Uncharacterized small protein — protein sequence MAKAPSQIPVAKFKKGDQVVLRSGGPAMTVEKEITNSNTGVFNGNYRCQWFAGKKLDSGLFPEESLDKFTPKP from the coding sequence ATGGCTAAAGCACCTTCTCAAATCCCTGTGGCAAAATTCAAAAAAGGGGATCAAGTAGTTTTAAGGTCTGGCGGCCCCGCCATGACTGTTGAAAAAGAAATCACAAATTCAAACACGGGAGTTTTTAACGGGAACTATCGTTGCCAATGGTTCGCTGGCAAAAAGTTAGATAGCGGACTATTTCCTGAAGAATCCTTAGACAAATTCACCCCAAAGCCGTAA